DNA from Sphingomonas psychrotolerans:
CTTGCCGAATATGCGCGGCAACGCGGCTTTCGGGGCGCGCGCTACCTGCATCTCGGTCATCTCCATCTTGGGCAGCGCGGACAGCACTGGAAGCTGCTGCGCTTTCTATCGACACACGAAGACCGCGCCGATCTGTGGCTGACCGACAAGGCCGGCGTCGAGGCAATGCTGGTCACCTTTTTGCCCTTCGCCTGGTCGAATGGCGACGGCGAGGGGTTCACTGCAGCGCAGCGCGAATGGTATGTGTCGCAGCAGCTCCTCGACTGGCCGGCCGGAGTCACGGCACCGGTTCAGGATCACCCGGCCGGGCCTGCCTGCCTCATCCTGTTCGGCGGCACCGAGCAGGACGCGGTGCATCTCATCGATACGCAGATGCCATCGCTGGCGGTGCAGGCGCTCGCTTTCCATCTTCTCGCCAAGGCGATCCTGCCGGCCAGCAACGCGCTCGGACCGGCACTCTCTGACCGCGAGATCGCGTGCCTGCGGCTTGCCGCCCTCGGAGACACGCTGGCCGATGCCGCGGCCAAGTTGGGGGTGTCGGTCCGCACCGTCGAGCTTCATGTAGCTCGCGCGAGCAAAAAGCTGAGCGCCGCCAACAAGATCCACGCAGTCGCCATCGCGGTCGGCGCCGGTCTGATCCAGGTCTGAGATGCACGCGCTTTCCCCCTTGATGCCATCCGCCGCGATGATCGCCCTTGCGGCAGGAGCCGCCGGCGTGCCGATCGCGGCGCTGGCGCAGGAAACGATCCCGGCGCAGCAGGAACCTGCACCGGTCGAGGCCGGCAACGCTGCGGCGCGCGAGGCGCCGACCAGGTTCATGATCACGGCGATCGACGTGTCGGGCGTGACCAAGCTGAGCAGCGCCGAGATCGAGCGTCTCGTCTATCCCCATCTCGGTCCGGATCGTACCACCGATGACGTCACCGCCGCGCAGAAGGCGTTGCAACAGGCCTACGCCGCGAAGGGCTATGAGGCAGTCGAAGTCGAAATCCCGGTCCAGCCGAACGAGTTGTTCAGCCAAGGCATCGTCCAGCTCACCGTGCACGAAGCGCCGCTCGGGCGCGTGCAGGTCGTCGATGCCAAGCATCATTCTAGCGAGATCGCCCGGACGCAGGTGCCATCGCTCGTCGAAGGGCAGCCGATTGACGTCGCGGCACTCCAGCGGGACATCGCGGCGGCCAATCGCTTTCCTGATCGCACGATCAGCCCGCGGTTCAAGGCGGGCGCCACGCCGGGGACGGTCGATGTCGACCTCGAGGTCGAGGATAGCGCGCCGATCCACGCTAGCATCGAACTCAACAACGACAGCAGCCCCAACACGCGGTCGCTGCGCCTGAGCGGCACGCTGCGCCACACCAATTTGTGGGGACAGGGGCATACGCTGTCGATCACCAGTTCGCTGACGCCGCAGGACATCGATCAGAGCGCGGTGCTCTCGGCCTCGTACAGCGCGCCGTTGATCGGAACCCCGTGGTCGTTCCTGTTCTACGGCTACAAATCGAACAGTAACGTCGCTGCGCTGGGCGGCACCAACGTGCTGGGCAACGGCTATCAGATCGGCGCGCGGGTCAGCTATCGGCTGCCCGGCGACAAGCTGTTTCAGCAGATCAGCTTCGGACCCGACGTCAAAGTGTTCGAAGAGAATATCTCGCTGAACGGCGCGGCGCTCCAGCCGACGCAGATCCGCTATCTGCCGCTGGTCGGCGAATATTCGATGGGCGGCAACGACGAGACGACGAGTTTCGGGCTCACCTTCGCCGCGACTGCGGGGCTCCGTGTCGTCAAGCACGACACCTGCTTCGAAAGTCCTTTCGACACGCCGCAACCGCCGCCCGGGATCATCACCTGTGAGTTCGGCAATGGCGATACCGGGGTGGTCGCGGACCAATTTACCGGGCGCGCGATCGATGCGAGCGAGAATTTCGTCCGTTTCAATCTCGACCTCAACTACACGCGCACCCTGATCGAGGACTTCCAGCTCGCGCTGCGCCTCTCCGGGCAACTCGCCGATTCGAGCCTCGTCACCAACGAGCAATTCTCGATCGGCGGAATGTCGAGCGTGCGCGGCTATTATGTCTCGGAGGCGGTCGGCGATGACGGTTTCGTCTCCTCGATCGAGATGCGCACGCCGAGCCTTGCGCCATCCTTGCCGGGCTTCGTCGACGAGCTGCGGCTCTTTTCCTTTCTCGACGCCGGCTACGCGCGGATCCGCGCGCCGGCGGTGGGCCAGACCGACGAATTCCGCATCGCCGGCATCGGCGGCGGCTTCCGTCTGCAGGTTTTCAAGCTTCTCACCGGCGAGTTCGTGATCGGCGTGCCGCTGCGGGCCGGCCCGGCCACCGGGCGAGGGGAGCCGCGATACAGCTTCTCGCTCAAGGGCGAATTCTAACCTGGACAGCAATTGGGGATCGAACGTGGGCCGAACATTTCTAGCATGGCTGATCGCCCTGCTCGCGATCAGCACTCCGGCCTTCGCGCAACCGGACGCCGGCTGGTGGAACAAGGATTGGCCGTACCGGCGCATGGTGACGGTCGACACCTCGCCGACCGGCGGCAATCTGAGCGGCGCGATCGGCCGCACCGTGCTGCTGGTCCGGCTCCACGACGGCAATTTCACCTTCGGCGACGCGCTCGAGAATGGCGCGGACCTCCGCGTCGTCGACAGCGACGGCAAGACCCCGCTGCCGTTCCACATCGAACGCTATGACGCAGCCAACAGCATCGCGACCTTGTGGGTGTCGGTGCCGGGCCTCAACGGCGGGGAGAGGCGTCAGCTCTGGCTCTATTTCGGCAACAAGAACGCCCCGGCGGGAAGCGACATCGCGCGGACCTACGACCCCGACACGATCGCCGCCTGGCATTTCAGCGAGACCGGCGGGAAGCCCGCGGCCGATCTGACCGCCAACGGCAACAATGCGCAGAATGCCGTGCCGGCGATCGACGAGAATGGCGTGATCGCGCGCGCCGCACGTTTTCAGGGGCAGGGTGAGCTCGTCATCCCCGCGACCCCTTCGCTGGCCATGCCGGCAGGCGCGCCGCTGACCCTGACCGCCTGGGTGCGCGCCGATCAGCTGGCGGGCGAGCAGGCGCTCTTCGCGCGCGGACCGCTGGTCGTCGGACTGGCAAACGGTGCGCCCTTCGCGCTCGTCGGCACGCAGCGTATCCAGGCGGGCGCGGCGCTCAAGGCCGGCGAATGGGCGCATCTTGGCTTCGTCGCCGACGGACAGAATGTGCGTCTCTACGTCAATGGCGTGGAGGCCGGGGCGGCTCCGGGCGCGCTCCCCGCGCTCGACGGTCCGATCGCGCTCGGCGGTGCGGCGGGGCGACCGTTCGTCGGCGAGCTCGACGAGGTTCGCCTCGCCAAGACCGCGCGGCCCGCGGCGATGTTGCTCGCGAGCGCGCAGGCCGAAGGCCCGAACAACAAGCTCGTCGCGGTCGCCGGCACCGCCGAGCGGCAGAGCGCGGGCGGCGGCACGTTCGTCTACGTGCTCGGCAAGGTCGAGATGATCGACGCCTTCATCATCGGGCTGTGCATGGTGATCCTCGTGCTGGCGGTGGCGGTGATCGTGACGAAGGTCGCCTATATCAACCGGGCCGTCCGCGCGAACCGGGTGTTCCTCAAGCGCTTTCGGGCGCTCCACGAGCATCTCGTCAGCATGAAGCACGTCGAGGGCGTCGGTCCGCGCGAGCTCGACATGATCGGGCAGGCCCCGCTGGGCCGGCTCTACGAAACCGGGATTGAGGAGCTCGAGATTCGCCGCGAGACGCGCGGCCGTCGCCCGTTGTCGGGCGAGAGCGTCGAG
Protein-coding regions in this window:
- a CDS encoding helix-turn-helix transcriptional regulator — encoded protein: MSPVANDPSTPADRVGLTDAASLSSLVGELSQCTTPAALRQWLAEYARQRGFRGARYLHLGHLHLGQRGQHWKLLRFLSTHEDRADLWLTDKAGVEAMLVTFLPFAWSNGDGEGFTAAQREWYVSQQLLDWPAGVTAPVQDHPAGPACLILFGGTEQDAVHLIDTQMPSLAVQALAFHLLAKAILPASNALGPALSDREIACLRLAALGDTLADAAAKLGVSVRTVELHVARASKKLSAANKIHAVAIAVGAGLIQV
- a CDS encoding ShlB/FhaC/HecB family hemolysin secretion/activation protein, translating into MPSAAMIALAAGAAGVPIAALAQETIPAQQEPAPVEAGNAAAREAPTRFMITAIDVSGVTKLSSAEIERLVYPHLGPDRTTDDVTAAQKALQQAYAAKGYEAVEVEIPVQPNELFSQGIVQLTVHEAPLGRVQVVDAKHHSSEIARTQVPSLVEGQPIDVAALQRDIAAANRFPDRTISPRFKAGATPGTVDVDLEVEDSAPIHASIELNNDSSPNTRSLRLSGTLRHTNLWGQGHTLSITSSLTPQDIDQSAVLSASYSAPLIGTPWSFLFYGYKSNSNVAALGGTNVLGNGYQIGARVSYRLPGDKLFQQISFGPDVKVFEENISLNGAALQPTQIRYLPLVGEYSMGGNDETTSFGLTFAATAGLRVVKHDTCFESPFDTPQPPPGIITCEFGNGDTGVVADQFTGRAIDASENFVRFNLDLNYTRTLIEDFQLALRLSGQLADSSLVTNEQFSIGGMSSVRGYYVSEAVGDDGFVSSIEMRTPSLAPSLPGFVDELRLFSFLDAGYARIRAPAVGQTDEFRIAGIGGGFRLQVFKLLTGEFVIGVPLRAGPATGRGEPRYSFSLKGEF
- a CDS encoding MotA/TolQ/ExbB proton channel family protein → MGRTFLAWLIALLAISTPAFAQPDAGWWNKDWPYRRMVTVDTSPTGGNLSGAIGRTVLLVRLHDGNFTFGDALENGADLRVVDSDGKTPLPFHIERYDAANSIATLWVSVPGLNGGERRQLWLYFGNKNAPAGSDIARTYDPDTIAAWHFSETGGKPAADLTANGNNAQNAVPAIDENGVIARAARFQGQGELVIPATPSLAMPAGAPLTLTAWVRADQLAGEQALFARGPLVVGLANGAPFALVGTQRIQAGAALKAGEWAHLGFVADGQNVRLYVNGVEAGAAPGALPALDGPIALGGAAGRPFVGELDEVRLAKTARPAAMLLASAQAEGPNNKLVAVAGTAERQSAGGGTFVYVLGKVEMIDAFIIGLCMVILVLAVAVIVTKVAYINRAVRANRVFLKRFRALHEHLVSMKHVEGVGPRELDMIGQAPLGRLYETGIEELEIRRETRGRRPLSGESVEAMRAAVDAVVVEENQKLDRWLVLLTIAISGGPFIGLLGTVLGVMNTFAGVALAGDVNVNAIAPGIAAALMATIAGLACAIPSLFGYNYLNSRISALSDEMRVFVDRLITRLAEMQTEGSPAPAAALQAAE